The segment GATACGATCCTTCACTATTTAACCTAGATATCATAATTAACCTaaataatcacttggctaatataTTCGGTTAAACAATCTACTTTAAGAAGTCTAAATGAACAAACAAACAGGTTGAACTAAAAGCACAACAAAGATTCAGTTTAGATTTTGAATCAAAGCAAAACCACATGGTTTTATGAGGCTTAACAAAGTTATATAGATGGAAGAATTAcactaaaaacatatttaaGTTAAAGcactaaaatgaaaagaaaaaaaaaacgaaactATAGGAACATAATTGAAAATAGTTCAAAGTTATAGGGTGTGAGTTGTGATTTAGAGTATATAATACTATTTGTTTATATGTATTCATTATTCAAATATTTGTATATAAATTTGACATTAGATTGTGATAGTTTGTAAATAAGTTTATACTATAtcaaatgattttgattttttggtaatttattggCAATAGAATAGTctatttcatattaaaaattatacattatttttAACAATGCAAGGTTGGTAttgatctaatttttaaaaataaatgataagttAATCAAGTAATTCGTCAATAAACTTGAACTTGTTAGATAAgaaaataaactaagtatgAACATATAACATAACTTAGTGATGAGCTCGAAGTTGAGTTGTATATGAAACCAAATTAATTGCATCGATCTTGAGTTGCTAATACTCATCTTAACTTTGATCACTTGTTTACAAAAGAGTACATGTTCTACAAACAACAGATGGAGTTGGAAACTATGTCACATGCCCACCAACCAACGTTTAAATTCCTCAAATGGAAAGGACCCACAAGGCTAATATTCATCAATGAAATTACAAAGGTAACAGTACAAATAGTCCAGGATGGGAACACTCAAACATTAACTGGATTCAAATTATTACACATAATCTCTTTGTAAATCAAATTGCTTAATAGAAGGCATAGCTCGTAATATCggtgcagagagagagagagagagagagagagagcatataCTCATTACCCACACATGTTACAAACGACGTCTGAGTCTTGACACTTGTTTTGACGTGAGTAACAGTAGTAGCAACTCCTGATATTAGCacaaaaataagagaaaaaaaaaccatcaagactaactttagctacaaaattagctATAGTTTAGGAGTAAaaccttacttaataaaataaatattactatatattttgaaaatttaacagttaaattacattttctttacattcttaatatacatatcaaattttgtgtcaatcggatattatttactatataatttataaacttatattttatgcataattttaaactataaaaacttacaatttaaataatttattgacgacatagctattgatctataattttttagaaattttgtaattaaactttgtcTAGCCATCAATCTAGATTCACTAAATAGCAGTAGAACTACTTCATGCATGGTGAAATTTACCACCGGGATTAAGCTTATGGCCTTCAGCACTGTTATGCAACCTTATATGCAATTTGAAATACGTAAATCACTCGTAATACTTCTTCGGCATGTGCCGAAAAACCAAGAAATTGCAagatgaaagggaaaaaaacactaaattaaattgaaacaGATTAAagaccatttttaaaaaataaataaattgtaaatgcccatactacaacaaaatgtatttttagtgacaaaaaaattcgtcactaaaagtctaGTTTTTCATCACTAAGGACctttagtgatgaaattggacttttagtgacgaaattcatTTTGTCACTGTAGCcccgtcactaaaagtcctggTGACGAAAAATTTAGTCACTAaaagtttgatttgattttttttttttaaacttttagtgacgaaaatgttttgtcactaaatgttttcctcactaaaaacactttaatttactaaatcatatttagtgaggaataatttcgtcactaaaactatgttcgggtacatatagtgacgaattttttcgtcactaaaactatttttaagaaaatccaggcacatatagtgacgaaaattttcgtcactaaaagcatttcttacaaaattttgctatatttagtgatgaaattttcgtcactaaaacaattttttgttgctatatttgtgacaaaaaaattcgtcactaaaacttattttctgtttttatttttttgtgactttgatattaacctgtaacctgtcattatattattaaaacctcacatttgaataatacatttatttcaacaacacatttataaaaaaaaatccatacattccacaagtaaaaaataaaacaagtatccaattcaaactccttccatacaataattgtttgcaataCATACAATAACTCCACCTAAACCCTATTTTAAAACTAACGGAAGATATCCCCATATGTCTTCAAGTAATACCAAAAGTAAATCCTctaaaagccaccaataagaaatctgcacaaatataataacaatactTCGTTAAAAttgtaaagtaaaaacattaactatgttataagaaacatttctaaCAATGTATTAagaccaataaattaaaatcacaactcctaatatataagttgtagaaagcaaataaagtactaaccaaAAAGTGTTTTAACTTGAAGTTGAACCACCTCCATAAGTAAGAGCATCATCATAACCCTTGCTCCTCAAAAAGttaagaatattcttttggaCCTCATCTTGCTTAGTTTGTGCCTCTTGGTCCTTAGCTCGCTCCTCTTGATCTTTAGCTCTTGCCTCTTTGAGctcaattatctcattttctaaCCGTTGGATATACTCCACCGATGAATTAGAGGAGACGGTGGTTACTAGAGAAGAGGAAGGTCTCATGCCAAGTCCTTTTACAATACTAGACTTCTTCTTAAACACCAAGTTTGAGATCTCCTCTTGTGTAAGGAGAATTGCATTAGGATCTTGACAATGATCCGCTTGcactttgaaaatattttcctatcaTTTGAATGAGAGAGAAACAATCAAAACATTAATACTACATATGTTATAGCTTTACAAACATGATAGGGATGGAATGAAACACATACATATGTTGCTTCATCCTCAGGATGTATCCAcatatttgtatttggattgaaatgaacatctttgaagatttttgccaattcaagaacttgatcatcattattatttgtcTGATTAATTAACATTCAAGTGTTAGATAGATATacttaattaatcacaacatgcAATATACTAAGGCTTAAGAAAATGaatattctttattctttattctttattgggggataaagaaaatgaatattAAGCGTTCACCAAAGTGAAAGAGAGCTggagataaaagaaagataacTTTTAGTGGaccaaatttaaaatacatattctttatgttttttcCCTTGGAGCTAAGTTTTTAACACCAAGTGGAGCAAAGCATTTATCTTCACATCAAAATCTTTTGGTGGCAccctaaatttatatataaaacaatatgCAAAAAAACAGTGTgatttaaatttcatttcaagTTGTACACTAAAATCATAGATCATGACCCATCTTGGTATAAGTTACATATAACAAAAAAAGCCTCTAAATTCAACTCCATTAACTCTAACTAGAGTTATATCTTCTATTAATAAACAAAGAGGGATTGGCTGACAATGACCACAGGGACTTAATTCATAATCAAGCAGCAAGGATTCATGGGAACCCCTAACGTTAGTTACCAAACAGGACAGACTAgcattgttaaaataaatatctGAAGGTTACATGCATACAAATTTGACCTAAACAAATATACTAAACTCCCTATATATCCGTGCCTATTGCCCCCAAGCAATCAATTCCACACTCAAAATTATTAACATATATTCAAGTGCATATATAAATCCACATAAACTGTGCAAATCAAACTTCAAATTTGTTGGTCCAATAAATGACATTCTTATCAGACAATTAGATTGAACAGAAAACACCATGACCCTCAAATTTTGATCAAATCAGGAACCAGAACCTGCAGTACTTCAGTACCTCAACATACTCgcatataattaattaattctatGTATATATCATaaacaacaatacttttttcaaaattaggAACCAAACCAGAATAgcctatcaaattataaatatcaCTAACACAATTCCAAAATTCTTCAAATTGCAAATGCATTAAATAATCTCAAATCA is part of the Quercus robur chromosome 9, dhQueRobu3.1, whole genome shotgun sequence genome and harbors:
- the LOC126701081 gene encoding uncharacterized protein LOC126701081, with the translated sequence MWIHPEDEATYENIFKVQADHCQDPNAILLTQEEISNLVFKKKSSIVKGLGMRPSSSLVTTVSSNSSVEYIQRLENEIIELKEARAKDQEERAKDQEAQTKQDEVQKNILNFLRSKGYDDALTYGDFLLVAFRGFTFGIT